CTTGCAAGTTCAAGTCTCGCCTCCGGTAACACACAAAAACAAGGAGATAGCCAAATCAAGGCGCTCCTTTTTTATTGGAATATTTCAACAGAAAGCAAGCGTTCAACATCTATTTTGTTGAAAATTGCTTAAATTTTCACAAAATTAAGGGTTTCCCTGATAGACTTCTGTTAAGGTCAATGGTACGAGATTGTACAAAGATAAACGTTAAAGCGTTTTACTCTAAAACACTATACAGAATTTGCCTATTCTATTAGCCCATTCTGTCTAATTAACTGATTGCCTAGCTTGGAGATTCTAATGACAAATGATAAAGAAATACTCGTAATGCAATATCAGGAATTATGCAGCCTTCATCAATTTTATCTAAAAATGGTTTTTTCCAGTGCCTTATTTGTAAATGCAATCATGTCCGGTGTGGCTGTCTATGTTTTAGAGGAGTCAAGGTCGGGAGGTTGTTTGCAATGGGCGTTATTGTTTCCGATTGCAATGTCGTTGAGTTATGGCTTTGTTTTGTTTAAAGCTAAACCAAAATGTCAAGAGTTCAAATATGCCCTTGATAGTATCGTTGACATGATAGATGTTGAGGTTGGCCCTCACGTTAGCCTGACTATTGATATGATATCTATCTTTAGTATTTTGTACTCAATATCAGGAGTAGGACTAATCATCTTATTCTTTTACCTTCTTCATTGATGATGAGCTAATCGGGATAGGGCTCCTCAGTTTGGCCATCTTCTGCCTGATAAATCTCAATTTGCCCGGTCTCATCCATCGTTTAAGGCTTTTTTCTATTGGTCATTCTATTGATCATAGGAATGACATTATCCGCACTTACGATTTTGGCCAGTTCAACAATCCAGGCGGCAATGGTGTCAATTTCGTTTCGCAGATACAACCGGTCTGATGTTTCCATGTAATGTTTACCTGAAACATCCGCTAACTTATGATTGGTAAAAAGGTCAAATTTCCATAAGTTCATCGTCCAAACAAATTGCCCAACCCTGAACCGAATTATCTACGATTAATTATCAACGACTAAGCCAATCAATTAATCCCTGAAAATCGGTAAACCCGAAGAGTAACGACCATGATCTTCCACCATAATCATGCCTAAACACACTCGTCAATCTAAATTTCTCACCAAGTAACCCAATATTGACATTATTGGACCAGCCATTTCTGTCTTTGTAATTATTTTCCCAGTCATGCTGCAAACCAAGACCTGCTCCGACCGAAGATAAAACATAGCTTTCCAAATGTAACCTTGGGCCGAATTCAAGGCTCGCATAGTAGGACTTATTTTTACCGCTCGAGGGCATGGCAAGTGGTGTTAATTTTGTTTCGAGGTCCCATTTGTCGCCCAATTTGTACTTTGGGCTCCATGAAAAATAGATACCGCCGTGGCGAGTATCCAGTCCCACTTCGTAAGGAAGAAATTTAAAAAAATTGCCTTTCCAGCCGTTATCATCTATTGGAGTGTCAGACAAACGAAACTGTCTTTTTTTCCCGGAAGGACCCAGCCCATGCACTATATAATTGATTGCCCCAACAGGCATGGCAAGATTTTTATTTGCATCATTTTCTTTATCAGGTGAAGCCTGCGAGTTATCATCATTATTTTCTTCGGTATGATTATTGGATGATATATGGAGGCATTTATGCTGTCCTTCAATACTATCTTTTTCCAAGGCATAAAGCCTTCGGGTTGCCCTTTGAAGTAACGGTACATACCAAGATTCCGGGTAGTTAATTGCGTAGTTCAGTAACGGATTGCCTTTATAATAATTGATCATTCCGGTTTTTTCTTCTTTGAATGATTTTGACAAATCGTCAAAATCAACATCATCAAGGATGTTGTCAAAACTGCGCCCTTTGCACTTAAGACTAACAGTTTTTTGTTGTTCTGCAGTTTTTATAAGAATCTTCAAAAGATTTAGCATCTCTTCCCCCTCTACTATCTTTTGTTCATTTTCGCAATATTTGCCGCTATCTTCAAAAGATCCACCGAACTCACTATAAAACAGTTTAAAAAATATTTTCTCTTTTTCATCACCAGCACCAATAAACTTTAAATATTTAGCCATTCTAATTATAAGCTTTCGTTTGTTAGAAACGCTTTTCATTTGTCTGCTGATATTAACAATCGCATCATAGACTCCTATCAAATAATCCAGTTCACGAAATGTTTTATCGTAAAAAGCACCAAAATTAAAAAGCATTGACCCTGTAATTGGATGGTAACGATTGCTGAGTATCAATTTTTTATTAGAAGACCAGTCATAATTCATAAGAGCTCTGTATAGTTCATAATTTCGCGCTGTAGAAATTGAACCGGACAAAAAACCGGCCTGGTGGAAAAGATCGAACGTCTGTGACTGTGGAGGCCGGTTTTTTTTCAAAGATTTAGGGTAACCAGAACACTCCTCCCGTCTCGATCGTCTTCGATCTGGATCCATAAATATGTAATGCATACCTTCATCGCTGGATCTTAATTCCGCCAATTCTACAATCAAACCAAGCGGAATATTGTCGAACACCCCTCCGTCTATAAATGCCGTCT
This window of the uncultured Desulfobacter sp. genome carries:
- a CDS encoding patatin-like phospholipase family protein translates to MFNKNTIPYRILLWHLLVICTAKILFIDSVNAQTRENWNVALTISGGISLGAYEAGMNWAIVKILKDIRKDGKNDFKIDPNSKNNVIKPNLIAVTGASAGGINALITAMYWCNKYALEDKIDDNLFKNTWVSVGFDGVELLPSNDKDYCQNDGLLSRKPFFYDVDDKPTGPLQTIIEKMENPLYDDDASIFLGLTLTREKPINLTLGDLEVPIQSMKVPMEVNVINGKLKFAPVTSFFDNMMSEDDSGSKCSEKRKKHINYITLTTDTHDGVSYMDIAEAIVATSAFPIAFGRKTLSYCRLSDTVDSWGTKSNIDHSLDSQSVNCVKNSDPESTSCPVLLAGKLEKDETAFIDGGVFDNIPLGLIVELAELRSSDEGMHYIFMDPDRRRSRREECSGYPKSLKKNRPPQSQTFDLFHQAGFLSGSISTARNYELYRALMNYDWSSNKKLILSNRYHPITGSMLFNFGAFYDKTFRELDYLIGVYDAIVNISRQMKSVSNKRKLIIRMAKYLKFIGAGDEKEKIFFKLFYSEFGGSFEDSGKYCENEQKIVEGEEMLNLLKILIKTAEQQKTVSLKCKGRSFDNILDDVDFDDLSKSFKEEKTGMINYYKGNPLLNYAINYPESWYVPLLQRATRRLYALEKDSIEGQHKCLHISSNNHTEENNDDNSQASPDKENDANKNLAMPVGAINYIVHGLGPSGKKRQFRLSDTPIDDNGWKGNFFKFLPYEVGLDTRHGGIYFSWSPKYKLGDKWDLETKLTPLAMPSSGKNKSYYASLEFGPRLHLESYVLSSVGAGLGLQHDWENNYKDRNGWSNNVNIGLLGEKFRLTSVFRHDYGGRSWSLLFGFTDFQGLIDWLSR